The Dama dama isolate Ldn47 chromosome 3, ASM3311817v1, whole genome shotgun sequence genome has a segment encoding these proteins:
- the NR4A1 gene encoding nuclear receptor subfamily 4immunitygroup A member 1, translated as MPCIQAQYGTPAPSPGPRDHLAGDLLTPELSKPIMDLASPEAAPAVPTTLPSFSTFMDGYTGEFDTFLYQLPGTAQPCSSASSSASSTSSSSATSPASASFKFEDFQVYGCYPGTLSGPLDETLSSSGSDYYGSPCSAPSPSTPSFQPPQLSPWDGSFGPFSPSQTYEGLRAWTEQLPKASGPPQPPAFFSFSPPPGPSPSLAPSPLKLFPSQATHQLGEGESYSMPTAFPGLVPTSPHLDGSGRLDAPVTSAKARSGAPGGSEGRCAVCGDNASCQHYGVRTCEGCKGFFKRTVQKNAKYICLANKDCPVDKRRRNRCQFCRFQKCLAVGMVKEVVRTDSLKGRRGRLPSKPKQPPETSPAHLLTSLVRAHLDSGPSTSKLDYSKFQELALPHFGKEDAGDVQQFYDLLSGSLEVIRKWAEKIPGFAELSPGDQDLLLESAFLELFILRLAYRSKPAEGKLIFCSGLVLHRLQCARGFGDWIDSILAFSRSLHSLVVDIPAFACLSALVLITDRHGLQEPRRVEELQNRIASCLKEHVSAEAGEPQPASCLSRLLGKLPELRTLCTQGLQRIFYLKLEDLVPPPPIVDKIFMDTLPF; from the exons ATGCCCTGTATCCAAGCCCAGTATGGGACACCAGCACCAAGCCCAGGACCCCGTGACCACCTGGCCGGCGACCTCCTGACCCCCGAGCTCAGCAAGCCCATCATGGACCTGGCCAGCCCCGAGGCGGCCCCCGCTGTCCCTACCACCTTGCCCAGCTTCAGCACCTTCATGGATGGCTACACAGGGGAGTTTGACACCTTTCTCTACCAACTGCCGGGCACGGCCCAGCCGTGCTCCTCGGCCTCCTCCTCGGCGTCCTCCACGTCCTCATCGTCAGCCACCTCCCCAGCCTCTGCTTCCTTCAAGTTCGAGGACTTCCAGGTGTACGGCTGCTACCCTGGCACGCTGAGTGGCCCTCTGGACGAGACCCTGTCCTCCAGCGGCTCTGACTACTATGGCAGTCCCTGCTCAGCACCGTCACCATCCACGCCCAGCTTCCAGCCACCCCAGCTCTCTCCCTGGGATGGCTCCTTCGGCCCCTTCTCGCCCAGTCAGACTTATGAAGGCCTGCGGGCATGGACAGAGCAGCTGCCCAAGGCTTCTGGGCCCCCCCAGCCGCCGGCCTTCTTTTCCTTCAGCCCTCCCCCCGGCCCCAGTCCCAGCCTGGCCCCAAGCCCCCTGAAGCTGTTCCCCTCGCAGGCCACCCACCagttgggggagggagagagctaTTCCATGCCAACAGCGTTCCCAGGCCTGGTGCCCACTTCTCCCCACCTTGATGGCTCGGGGAGGCTCGACGCGCCCGTGACCTCTGCCAAGGCCAGGAGTGGGGCTCCGGGTGGAAGCGAGGGCCGATGTGCTGTGTGTGGGGACAATGCTTCCTGCCAGCATTATGGTGTCCGCACCTGTGAGGGCTGCAAAGGCTTCTTCAAG cgcaCAGTGCAGAAAAATGCCAAGTACATCTGCCTGGCTAACAAGGACTGCCCTGTGGACAAGAGGCGGCGAAACCGCTGCCAGTTCTGCCGCTTCCAGAAGTGCCTGGCCGTGGGCATGGTGAAGGAAG TTGTCCGGACAGACAGCCTGAAAGGACGGCGGGGTCGGCTCCCTTCAAAGCCCAAGCAGCCCCCAGAAACCTCCCCAGCCCACCTACTCACCTCCCTGGTCCGGGCGCACCTGGACTCGGGGCCCAGCACTTCTAAACTGGACTACTCCAAG TTCCAGGAGCTGGCGCTGCCCCACTTCGGGAAAGAGGATGCTGGGGATGTGCAGCAGTTCTACGACCTGCTCTCGGGTTCCCTGGAGGTGATCCGCAAGTGGGCCGAGAAGATCCCCGGCTTTGCCGAACTGTCTCCTGGAGACCAGGACCTGCTGCTGGAGTCTGCCTTTCTGGAGCTCTTTATTCTCCGTCTGGCCTACCG GTCTAAACCAGCCGAGGGGAAGCTCATCTTCTGCTCAGGCCTGGTGCTGCACCGCCTGCAGTGCGCCCGTGGCTTCGGGGACTGGATCGACAGCATCCTGGCCTTTTCTCGCTCCCTGCACAGCTTGGTGGTCGACATCCCCGCCTTCGCCTGCCTCTCTGCGCTTGTCCTCATCACAG ACCGGCACGGGCTGCAGGAGCCTCGCCGGGTAGAGGAGCTGCAGAACCGCATCGCCAGCTGCCTGAAGGAGCACGTCTCGGCCGAGGCGGGTGAGCCCCAGCCGGCCAGCTGCCTGTCGCGCCTGCTGGGCAAGCTGCCCGAGCTGCGGACCCTGTGCACCCAGGGCTTGCAGCGCATCTTCTACCTCAAGCTGGAGGACCTGGTGCCCCCTCCACCCATTGTCGACAAGATCTTTATGGACACGCTGCCCTTCTGA